The genomic region CGGGTTGACCCTGGCTATCATCGCCGGCGTGCCGCTGGGGGTACTGGTGGGGCAGGGCTTCGGCTGGCGCGCCACCTTTTTCGGTGTGGCGGGGCTGTCGGTGTTCTCGCTGTTAGGGATTCTCATCTGGCTGCCGCGCCAACGGCCTGGCGTCACGGCCGGCCTCGGTGAGCGTCTGGCGCTGGCCAAGCGTCGCGATATCCTAGGCGTGCTGGTGACGAGCGTGCTGACAGTGGCCGGCACCTTTACGGTCTACACTTATCTCAGTTTCTTCATAGCTGGCGTCGCTGGCCTTGGCCCGCAGGCGCTGGCGCCGGTCCTGCTAGGCTTTGGCTTGGCCAGTGCAGTCGGCACCCAGCTCAGCGGCAGCGCGGCGGACCGTTGGGGCGCGCGCAGTATCGTGATCGTTGGTGGGGGGCTTGCCCTGCTGGCCTATCTTGCCTTCTCGCTCAGCGCGGCTCTCGAGCCGGCGCGGGCAATGCTCGTCCTGCTGCCGGCCATCCTGATTTGGGGATTCGCCAGTTGGGGGCTGATAACGGCGCAGCAAGCGCGGCTGGTGGCGTTGGCTCCGGCACTGGCGCCGATCAGTCTCTCGATGAATTCCTCGGCGATCTACCTCGGCAGCGCGATGGGTGCCGCGGCGGGCGCTGTGGTCATTTCCAACGGCGCGATGGAGCGGCTCGGCTGGGTAGCTGCGGGATTTGCTCTGGCAGCTCTGTTGTCGGTGCTGCTCAGCGGCAGCAGCACATCAGGCCGAAGGTGATGGCGGCGGCGATGGCTTCTCATCGGAAGCGTCACCATGACCATCGGTTCGGCTCTGCGTCCCGGTTTCAAGCAGTTGCGTGAACTCGTTAGAAGAGGAGGTGCGATGATGTCGAGTGGATTTGCCTATCGGACTGGTACTGTACCAAACCCTCAAGGTATCATGGCAAACACAGCGAGAAGAGCAATGCGAACGGCCGCCGTCCCGCTGATAGCAGCGGTGATCGCCCTGGGAGCTTCGCCGGCGATCGCGCAGGACCGGGAGCAGGTGAAAATCGCCTTCGAGCGCGCACTGCCGAATGTCGAAGGAAAGAAAATGGTTGCTGTGACGGTGACTTATCCTCCCGGAGCCAAATCGCTCGCTCATCACCACGCAGCGTCAGCTTTTATCTACGCCTATGTGCTGTCCGGGACCATCCGCAGTCAAGTCGGCGACGAACCCGCGAAGATCTATCACGCAGGCGAAAGCTTTTACGAAATGCCCGGTTCACATCACAGGGTCAGTGAGAACGCGAGTGACAAGGAGTCCGCCAGTTTACTGGCAGTCTTCGTTGTGGATTCCAAGGACGGGCCCTTGACCAAGCCAGACAAGGACCCGGGATCACAATAATGGCGACAAATCGCCTGTTGCCGTGACGATCTTTTTTGGACCTGCATGGGCCGCTCGGCTTGGGAGAGCAAAATCGACCTATAGAAGTCCATAGCCCCCTGGGTGATCCCGGATGCACGGATGGTGGTTCTGTTGCCTCCCGGATCGCGTCAGGCCTTTTGCAGGGTCCGGACTACCTGCATAATAAGGCTCCAGGGTGGAGAGGCAGTAGCAGGTGCCGGTACAAGCTGTCGCGATCGTCGTCTGTGAGGGGGTCCAGGCCCTAGACGTGGCGGGGCCGATGGACGTGTTCAGCGAGGCGAACACGTTTCTCGGCAGCGCGGATCGCTACGAAACCGTTTTGGTTGCTGCTCACCGCAATCCGCTGCGTGCGTCGAACGGTATATGCATGGTCGCCGACCTGACCTTCGAGGAGGCGGCGGGCGGCTTCGACATCGTTCTGGTGGCCGGCACTCCGACGCCGCCGGAAGCGGAGCCCGAGTCGTCCCTGCTTCAGTGGGTCAAGGAGCTGCCGTGGCGCTCGAGCGTCTATGGATCGATCTGCACAGGGGCTTTTGTGCTCGGCTATGCCGGACTCCTCGACGATCGGCGAGTCACGACCCATTGGCAGGATGCACAAGCGCTGGTGGCGAGATTCCCGAAGGCGAAAGTCGAACCGGATCTGATCTATGTGCGCGATGGACGGCTGATCACCGCGGCGGGTGTGACGGCTGGGATAGATCTGGGCTTGGCGCTCGTCGGGCAGCGGCACGGCGCGGAAACGGCGCTCAAGGTTGCCAAGCGGTTGGTCGTGGTTGCTCAGCGCCAGGGTGGACAGTCGCAGTTCAGTCCCTATCTCACGGCCCCTGCCGATCCGGAATCGCCCATCGCACGCATCCAGGACCACGTCATGGCCAATATTGGGGATCGCCACACGCTGGAGTCGCTTGCCGCTGTCGTCGGCATGAGCCCCCGGAATCTGGCTCGGCATTTCGGGCAGGTAACCGGGACCACACCGCACGACTTCATCGAGCGCGCCCGCGTTGATGCCGCGCGCATGATGCTGGAAGCAAGCGACAGACCGCTGAAGGCCATTGCCTTCGATTGCGGCTTCGGATCGGCGGACCGGATGAGAATCGTCTTCAGCACTCGTCTCGGCGTAACTCCCGTCCAGTATCGCGCCAGCTTCCGGCGAGCAGAACCGCAATAGTTTGCGAGTCATCCGAGAACAAAACCGCAGGCTCCTACTGCCCTGAAGGCTCCGAGCGGCCTTTTGTCAGGAAACGACGTACGGCTGTCCTGATCCGTAGCATCCCGCCTGTTGTCCGGAACAGAGCTATGTTGCCTAATCCGGGCAAGCAACCAGCCCGTTATCCAGCCGAGGAGATTGCTCCATGTCCGAGATCATCGCCGGCATCCGCGTGCCTGACAGTGCTATCGCGCGCGCCGCCACGCAGCTCGTGCGCGATACGGAAGACGACCTGCTATACAACCACAGCCGCCGCGTCTTTCTGTGGGGCGCGCTCACGGGCGAGCGCCGCGGGCTGAAATACGATCCGGAACTGCTTTACCTCGGCGCCATGTTCCACGACATGGGTCTCACCGAGAAATATTCGAGCCCCGATCTGCGCTTCGAGGTCGACGGCGCCAATGCCGCCCGCAAATTCATGAAAAGCTACGGCGTGCCCGAGCGTGACATCGAGGACGTGTGGACCGCGATCGCGCTCCACACCACGCCCGGAATCCCCGAGCATATGCGCCCGACCATCGCGCTGGTGACCGCCGGTGTGGAGATGGACGTGCTCGGCATCGCCTATCAAGACTTCACGCATGAACAGCGCGATCATGTCTGCGTCCATCATCCGCGCGAGACAAACTTCAAGGAGAATATCATCGACCACTTCGCCAACGGCATCATCAAGAAGCCGCTGACGACTTTCGGAAACGTGAAGGCCGACGTCCTGGCGCTGAAGGACATGAACTATGTCCGTCATAACTTCTGTTCGATCATCCTTGGCTCCGCCTGGCCGCACTGATCCCGCGGAGGTGTGCGACATGGCCGTGGGGAAGACTCAAGGTCGATGCAGCCAACCCGGCCCCACGCATCAGGCCACCATACTAAGGACAAACAGCGGTTCGTCGTGTCGGTGGTTGCGTATGATTCCCTCCCTGGGCACCATAACTGCGCTTTTGTGCGCTGGAGTACGATCGCGTTCGCTGGATTCTCAGCGCTCGCTGAGTTCACGTACGTTCAAATCCAGTCCGGAATTTGCGCCTGCAATCCAGCTGGGCAGGTTCCGACCAGCGACACGGCCCGCCCAGCCCTATGATAGCGGCCTCGAATATTGGCTCGCTTTCGATTTTCCGCGACAGAAGTTACTTTCGCCCGCTGCGTATGACCCACTACTATGGTGGGCCTCCAGAAAGAGCCCTCGCCGACCAATGCGGCCGGATTTTCCTCGACCTCGAAGCCTTCCCAAACGGCCTTTAGGGTGGACAATGCCGCTGTGGACAAGCGACCTGAGGTCGGACGGCGTTGGTGCTGGTCGGTCGCTAAAGGCGGGCAGTGCCGTGATCAAATATCCGAGAAGTCTCGAGATTCATGCCGCCATCAATCTGCGCCTGGGACGAAGCGTCAAATCGCTGTTTGGCGGGCCTGTCGAGTCGCCTTGAAGCTGAGCTGCACGACTTGACCTGAACTGGCCGGTTCGCGTCGATAGGGAGGACCGTCTTGTGGGAAATCCGCTTCAAGGCCAAGTTCGAGCGAATACTCGAAACGCCGGTTATTCGCGAGAGCTTGTTTACGATGAGGTCTTCAAGAGCATCGATGTCGGACACCATAACGCGGAGAAGATAGTCGCTATCCCCGGTCATCAGGTAGCATTCCATCACTTCGCTAAGGCGATCAATTGAGCGCGTAAAGCTTTCGAGTGA from Bradyrhizobium elkanii USDA 76 harbors:
- a CDS encoding HD domain-containing protein → MSEIIAGIRVPDSAIARAATQLVRDTEDDLLYNHSRRVFLWGALTGERRGLKYDPELLYLGAMFHDMGLTEKYSSPDLRFEVDGANAARKFMKSYGVPERDIEDVWTAIALHTTPGIPEHMRPTIALVTAGVEMDVLGIAYQDFTHEQRDHVCVHHPRETNFKENIIDHFANGIIKKPLTTFGNVKADVLALKDMNYVRHNFCSIILGSAWPH
- a CDS encoding MFS transporter; translation: MTRTYPVLQGLNPDRAQATGADSLASLIWLTLGAFAIGTEGFMIAGLLPALARDLNVGLPAAGHLVTAFSLAYAIGAPVMAVLTAGLERRRLLIVAMGGFALGNLLAALAPDYAGLLAARLLLALSAASFMPAASGYAAALGGPERRGRALSTITTGLTLAIIAGVPLGVLVGQGFGWRATFFGVAGLSVFSLLGILIWLPRQRPGVTAGLGERLALAKRRDILGVLVTSVLTVAGTFTVYTYLSFFIAGVAGLGPQALAPVLLGFGLASAVGTQLSGSAADRWGARSIVIVGGGLALLAYLAFSLSAALEPARAMLVLLPAILIWGFASWGLITAQQARLVALAPALAPISLSMNSSAIYLGSAMGAAAGAVVISNGAMERLGWVAAGFALAALLSVLLSGSSTSGRR
- a CDS encoding GlxA family transcriptional regulator, yielding MPVQAVAIVVCEGVQALDVAGPMDVFSEANTFLGSADRYETVLVAAHRNPLRASNGICMVADLTFEEAAGGFDIVLVAGTPTPPEAEPESSLLQWVKELPWRSSVYGSICTGAFVLGYAGLLDDRRVTTHWQDAQALVARFPKAKVEPDLIYVRDGRLITAAGVTAGIDLGLALVGQRHGAETALKVAKRLVVVAQRQGGQSQFSPYLTAPADPESPIARIQDHVMANIGDRHTLESLAAVVGMSPRNLARHFGQVTGTTPHDFIERARVDAARMMLEASDRPLKAIAFDCGFGSADRMRIVFSTRLGVTPVQYRASFRRAEPQ
- a CDS encoding Lrp/AsnC family transcriptional regulator; translated protein: MTTTALDRIDIKILNELQQNASLTNVELASRVNLSPSPCLARVRTLEKLGVIDRRIAVLDPAVLGIGVTAFIQVKLERQAQPSLESFTRSIDRLSEVMECYLMTGDSDYLLRVMVSDIDALEDLIVNKLSRITGVSSIRSNLALKRISHKTVLPIDANRPVQVKSCSSASRRLDRPAKQRFDASSQAQIDGGMNLETSRIFDHGTARL
- a CDS encoding cupin domain-containing protein → MRTAAVPLIAAVIALGASPAIAQDREQVKIAFERALPNVEGKKMVAVTVTYPPGAKSLAHHHAASAFIYAYVLSGTIRSQVGDEPAKIYHAGESFYEMPGSHHRVSENASDKESASLLAVFVVDSKDGPLTKPDKDPGSQ